The sequence CCGAGAGGGCGAGCTCGCGGGTCAGCGCCTCAGTGGTGTTGCCGTTGACGAGCAGGATGTTGAGAGGGGCGGTCATGGATCGATCGTATACGCGATCCTACGCGAATTGCGGGCCAGATCGCCATGTATTGTATTCACGATGCATCTGGATCGGCTATAAACCGACGCGGATGCCTTTGCCACGGCCGTGGATGCTGCCCGGATGACCTCGTCGCGACCCAAGGCCCAGGATGTTTCCCGCAGCCAATTCGTCTACGAGGCACTGCGGCGCGCGATCATCGAGCAGGCGCTGCTGCCCGGTGACAAGCTGCCCGAGGACGTCATCGGCGAGCGCTTCGGCGTCAGCCGGACCATCGTGCGCGGCGTGCTCGGTCGTCTGAATGCCCAGGGCTTGGTGGATCTCCGGCCGAACCGGGGCGCCACGGTGGCGCATCCCAGCCTCGATGAGGCCTTTGACATCTTCGAGGCGCGCCGATCGCTGGAACGCGATGTCGTGCGCCGCCTCGCCGGCCGGGTGACGCGGGACGACCTGATCGCCCTCGAGGCGCATGTGGCGCTGGAGGAAGCGGCGCGCGAGCACGGCGGCGTGGAATCGATCCGGCTCTCTGGGGAATTTCACATCATCCTGGCCGAGCGTGCCGGCAATGCGGTGATCGCCCGCTACGTCAACGAACTGGTCTCCCGCTGCTCGCTCATTCTGGCGCTCTACGGCCGGCCCCATTCTTCCGATTGCGCCGTCAACGAGCACCTGCAGATCGTGGCCGCGCTCCGGGACGGCGACGCTGAGGCGGCGATCGAGGTCATGGCGGGGCATCTGGAGGCGGTGACGCAGCGGGCGTTGCTCGCCTCCCCCGACAAGCGCCGGCGGGACATTCGGGTGATCCTGGACGAATACGCCGGTTGACCACCGGGAGCGGCAGGCCCCTGCCCACCCGGCCGGCGCGGGTCCGAAAAATTGCATACGAAATAACCAAAAATCGTACACGAACTGATCAAGCCCTTTGCAGTCCCGCGGCGGCGGTCACGGGAGTGGAGGAAGGCCGGCTGCTGCGCCCGGGGTGAGCCGAGAGGCGAATCAGCGGCTTGCAGGCGCGCTTGGGGCTCCGCCGATCCGTGGCATGGGCATTGCGACGAGGGCCAGTCGGAGACGACTGGCAGGAATCATGCGCGGCGCCAAGCTCGAGCTCGTCAAGGTCACCAAACGCTATGGCGAAACCCTCGCGGTTGACGCCGTCGATCTCCGCATTCCCGCCGCGACCTATTGCTGCCTTCTCGGTCCCTCGGGCTGCGGCAAGACGTCGATCCTGCGGATGATTGCCGGCCACGAGGCGGTGAGCGGCGGCGACATCATCCTCGGCTCGGTCAACGTCACCGACATGCCGCCCGCAACCCGCGGTACCGCGATGATGTTCCAGTCTTATGCGTTGTTTCCGCATCTCTCCACGCTCGATAACGTGGCTTTCAGCTTGAAGATGCGGGGCATGCGGAAGGCGGAGCGGCAGGCCCGGGCGCTCGAGCTCCTGGGTCTCGTCGCCATGGAGGGATACGCCGCCCGCCGCCCGGCGCAGCTTTCCGGCGGCCAGCAACAGCGGGTGGCGCTCGCCCGCGCGCTGATCACCGCCCCGCAGCTTCTGCTGCTGGATGAACCCCTGTCGGCGCTCGATCCGATGCTGCGGGTCAAGATGCGCACCGAACTGAAGCGCCTGCAGAAAGACCTGGGCATCAGCTTCGTGCACGTGACCCATTCCCAGGACGAGGCTATGGCGCTGGCCGATCTCGTGGTCGTCATGAATGATGGCCGCATCGAGCAGGCCGGCCAGCCGCGCGCGGTGTTCAACGCGCCGGCCAGCGAGTTCGTCGCCCGCTTCATCGGCGGCCACAACGTCATCGAAACCGCCGCCGGTCTGGTCACCGTGCGCGCGGATCGGCTGAAGTTGATCCACGCCGGGCGGAGCGCGGACGGCGCCCTGGCGGGCACCGTCCGAGACATTGAATATCAAGGCTCATTCGTCCATCTCACGCTCGAAACCGAGCGGGTTCGAGACCTCACGGCGATCCTCGACGAGACGGCCTACTACGCCGATCCCCTCGATCCCGGCGACCGCGTCGCCATCACCTGGGATGAGCGCGACGCACACCCTCTAAGGGCAAGCGTCTGAAGGCGACAACCGCTCATCCAATGCAACCAAGGAGAACGTCATGACGGACAGGAAGAGGACGAGCAGCTCCATGCGTTTCGGCGCCGGCATGAGCCGGCGGACGGTGCTGAGAGGGGTCGCCGCCGCTGCCGGTCTCGCCGCCGGTAGCAAGGCCATCACCGGCTTTCCGGCGGTCATCGCCGCCGAGCCCGTGACCCTGCGCTATCTCGGCACCGCGGTGAACCAATCGGCCGACATCGCCAGGAAGGTGAAGGAGGATCTCGGCATCGTCATCGAGTACGTCCCGGTCACCACCGACGACGTGACGAAGCGCATCATCACCCAGCCGAACTCCTTCGATCTGGTCGACAGCGAGTATTTCAGCCTGAAGAAGCTCCTGCCTTCGGGCAACCTACAAGGCATGAGCGCGAAGCGGATCAAGCACTTCGACAAGATCACGCCGGTGTTCACCAAGGGTGAGATCGCGGGCAAGAAGATCGGCGACCAGGGTACCGCGCCAAAGAAGGTCTTCTATCTCGCCGGCGCGACCTCGACCAAGTTCTCGCCGACGCCGACCGAGTGGATCACGCTCATTCCGACGGTTTACAACGCCGATACCCTCGGCATCCGCCCCGATCTGATCAAGCGTCCGATCACCAGCTGGAAGGAGCTGCTGAACCCGGAGTTCAAGGGCAAGGCGGCGATCCTCGATATCCCCTCGATCGGAATCATGGATGCGGCGATGGTGGTCGAGGCCACCGGCCAATACAAATATGCCGACAAGGGCAACATGACGAAGAAGGAGATCGACCTCACCATGAAGATCCTGACCGACGCGAAAAAAGCCGGTCAGTTCCGCGCCTTCTGGAAGGACTTCAACGAGAGCGTCAATCTCATGGCCTCGGGCGAGACGGTGATCCAGTCCATGTGGTCGCCCGCCGTGACCAAGGTGCGCTCCCAGGGTGTGGCCTGCGTCTTCCAGCCATTGCAGGAAGGCTATCGCGCCTGGGCCGCCGGCTTCGGCGTGCCGAAGACGCTGAAAGGCAAGAAGCTGGATGCGACCTACGATTTCATCAATTGGTTCATGTCGGGCTGGGCCGGCGCCTACCTCAATCGCCAGGGCTACTACGCCGCGGTGCTGGAGACCGCCAAGGCGAACATGGAGCCCTACGAATGGGCCTATTGGATGGAAGGCAAGCCCGCGCAGAAGGACATCAAGGCGCCGGACGGGACGGTCTTGGAAAAGGCCGGCACCGTGCGCGACGGCGGCTCCTACGAGGCGCGCATGGGCGGCGTCGCCTGCTGGAACGCCGTCATGGACGAAAACGACTACATGGTGCGCAAGTGGAATGAGTTCATCGCGGCGTGATGATGGGATCGGAGGCCGGGGTTTCCCCGGCCTCTTCGCTCGTTGAGGAAAGAGGCGTGGCGAGCAGCGCCGCCAGACTGCCGCGCGCTGCGGCGGCCTATCTCCTGGTTGCGCCCTTCGCGCTGGTCCTGCTGCTGTTCTTCGTCCTCCCGATCGCTCTGACGCTCGTCGTCAGCTTCTGGAGCTACAACGAATATTCGATCACGCCTAGCTTCACCCTCGAGAACTACGCCGGCGTGTTCGAGGGATGCGTGAGCCGGCTGCCAGAGCTCTGCACCACCTTCAAGACCTATCTCTCCACGGCGAAATTCTGCGTTTCCGTGTGGGCGCTGACGCTCCTCATCGGCTTCATCGTGTCCTACTTCCTGGCCTTTCACGTCCGATCGCCCGCGGTTCAAATTGCGCTTTTCCTCGTCTGCACGATCCCGTTTTGGACCTCGAACGTCATTCGCATGATCTCGTGGATCCCGCTGCTCGGCCGCAACGGCGTCGTCAATCAGACGCTGACCGCCATGCGGGCGACAGGCGAGCCGATCGAATGGCTGCTGTATTCGGACTTCGCCGTGGTGCTGGCGTTCGTGCATCTATTCATCACATTCATGATCGTACCGATCTTCAACTCGATGATGCGGATCGACCGCCGGCTCCTCGAAGCCGCCCGCGATGCCGGCGCGTCCGGCTGGCAGACTCTCTGCAATGTCGTGGTGCCGCTGTGCAAGCCCGGGATTGCAATCGGCTCGATCTTCGTCGTCACCATCGTCATGGGTGACTTCGTCACCATCGGTGTGATGGGCGGCCAGCAGATCGCCTCCGTCGGCAAAGTGATCCAGGTGGAGACCAGCTATCTGCAGTTCCCGATCGCGGCGGCGAACGCCGTGATCCTGCTCGCGGTCGTGCTCATGGTGATCTGGGGCTTGACCCGGCTCGTCGATATCCGCAAGGAGCTCTGAGCGATGCTGAAGGAAGGGCGTCCTGCGTCGTTCTATTGGCTCGCAATCGTCTTCGCGCTCTTCGTGCTGTTCCTCTATGGGCCGACGATCACCATTCTGGCGCTTTCCTTCCAGGGCCCGGAGGGCGGGCTGACGCTGCCCATGAACGGGATGTCTTCGTTTTGGTTCGCCAAGCTATGGGCCGGCGTTGGCGTCATCGACATCTGGTCCGCCTTCGCTCGCTCGATGAAGCTCGGCCTGGCGGTGATGGTGCTCACCGTCATTCTGTGCGTGCCGGCGGGCCTTGCCTACCGCATGCGGTTTCGCGGCTCGACGGCGCTCTTCTACGTCACCATCGCCAGCCTCATCGTTCCCTCGATCGTCGTCTCGCTCGGCATCGGCTTCGAGTTCCGGCTGATCGACGAGGCGGTCAAAGGCCTGGCCGAGGCCTGGGATATCGACTGGTTGGCGGAGAGCTATACGACGGCGATGGGGCTTTTCACGTCCGCCCTCGGCGCGCATCTCAGCTGGACCTTGCCATTCGGTCTCCTCATCATGTTCGCGGTCTTCAACCGCTTCGACCGGCGCTATGAGGAGGCCGCCCGCGATCTCGGCGCCACATCCTGGCAAACCTTCCGCCATGTCGTGCTGCCGATGATCTTGCCTTCGGTGATTGGCATCGGACTCTTCGGCTTTACGCTCTCCTGGGACGAGATTGCGCGCACCAGCCAGGCAATCGGCGACCGCAATACGCTGCCGTTGGAGCTACAGGGGCTGACGACGACGGTGACGACGCCGGAGATCTACGCCCTGGGCACGGTGACCACCGCGATTTCTCTGGCGGTGGTGATGCTCGCATTGGCGGCCATCTCGCTCCTGCGCCGACGCCAGGCTCGGCACGGCTCCGATGCCGGCAAGGGATTGGTCTGAGCCCGCGCACTCTCGCCGGCAAGCCGCGGCAGCGAACGCGTCAGGGCGCGCCGATCGCTCCTGGATCCTTGGCCGCGCGTTGCACGAGGTGGATGAAGCCGCGCACGGCGGGCGAGGTCTCGCCGCGTCGGCAGGCGAGATTGAGCGGAGCCTCCGGCCGCGGGCTGCCTTTGAGGCGGCGATAGACGACGCCGTCCATCTGCAGGCCGCGCAGCGAGATCGGAACCACCGAGACGCCGAGGCCGACGGCAACGAGATTGAGCGTGGAGACGATGCGCGGCGCCTCCTGGCCGATTTGCGGGTTGAAGCCGGCGGCATGGCAGGCGGCGATGATGGTGTCGTAGAGACCGGGGCCGACCGGCCGGCGATAGAGGATGAAGGTCTCGGCCGCCAGCGCCGCCAAGGCGATTGCGGCATCGCCGCCGAGAGGTCCCGACGCCAGCCTATGGGCGGAGGGGAGTGCGACGACCATCTCCTCGCTGAGGAGCGGGTGCACGACGAGCCCGGACGGATCGGCAATCGGCGAGCGGATGAAGGCAGCGTCGATCCGCTCCGCGAGCAGCGCCTCCACCAGCTCGCCGGTGCCGGTCTCTTCCAGCGCCAGCGACACCAGGGCATGGGTCTCCCGGAAGAGACGGATCACCCGCGGCACGAAGGGCACGAAAGGTGCGGAGCTGGTGAAGCCGACGGCGATCCGACCCTGCTCGCCTCTGTGGGTGCGCCTGGTCGCGGCCCGGGCGTGCTCGACCTGCGCCATAATCCCCCTTGCATCGGCGAGCAAGGTCCGCCCGGCCTCGGTGAGCTCTACCCCGCGGGGCAGCCGGCGAAAGAGCTGCACTTCGAGCTCCCGCTCCAAGGCCTGGATCTGCTGGCTCAAGGGCGGCTGCTGCATGCCGAGCGCCTCGGCTGCCCGGGTGATGTGCCCGTGCTCGGCCACGGCCAGGAAATAGCGGAGATGCCTAAGTTCCATTATCCATATTTAACAGATATGGATATACTGCTCATCATATATTGGATTAATGGCAGACTTAGGCTCTAAGCTCGGGCGCAATCGCCAGAGGAGAGGCCATGCAGACCCACGAACCGGCGCGGCTGTTGACCGAGCAGTTCCTGGCCTGGCTTGCCGAGAAGCCCCGGAGCTATCGCGATGTCATGGAGGCCTGGCGTAGCTCCTGCCCCAGGCTCACCGTCTGGGAGGATGCGCTCGCCGACGGCCTGGTGCGCTATGAGGGCGGAGATAGCCGCCTGGTGCGTTTGACCACGCGGGGTCGTGCCATCCTCGCCGGCCAAAGCGCGCGGGAGCCGGTATGAGCCAGGATCGGCGCGCCCTTGCCGGCCGCGGCGTCCGCCGAGTTGGCCTTGCCGCCGCGCTTGGCTATGGTGGAGCCAACCACGTTCTATCAGTTGCTATGGAGGGGACCCCGTGACTGCCATCGGCCAGGACACGCTGAAGACGCGCCGTACGCTCAAGGTGGACGGCAAGTCCTACGACTATTTTAGCCTGACGGCGGCGGCCGAGGCGGGCTTGGGCGACATCGCCCGGCTCCCGTCCTCGCTCAAAGTTCTCTTGGAGAATCTGCTCCGCTATGAGGACGGGCGCACGGTCAAGGTCGACGACGTGAAGGCGATCGCCGCCTGGCTCAAGGACCGTAAATCCGACCGCGAGATCGCCTATCGACCGGCCCGGGTGCTGATGCAGGATTTCACCGGCGTGCCCGCCGTGGTCGACCTCGCCGCCATGCGCGATGCGATGACCGGGATGGGCGGCGATCCGACCCGCATCAATCCCCTGTCGCCCGTGGACCTGGTGATCGACCACTCGGTCATGGTCGACAGCTTCGGCAACGCCAAATCCTTCCAAGACAACGTCAAGCACGAGTTCGAGCGCAACCACGAGCGCTACGCGTTTCTGCGCTGGGGCCAGACGGCATTCCGGAACTTCCGCGTGGTGCCGCCCGGCACCGGCATCTGCCATCAGGTCAATCTCGAATATCTGGCGCAGACCGTGTGGACGAGCGAGGCCAATGGCAAGACCATCGCCTATCCCGATACCTTGGTGGGCACCGACAGCCACACCACCATGGTGAACGGCCTCGCCGTGCTCGGCTGGGGTGTGGGCGGCATCGAGGCCGAGGCGGCGATGCTGGGCCAGCCCGTCTCCATGCTCATCCCCGAGGTGGTCGGCTTCAAGCTCACGGGCCGTCCGAAGGAAGGGGCGACCGCGACCGACCTCGTGCTGACCGTGACCCAAATGCTGCGCAAGAAGGGCGTGGTCAACAAGTTTGTCGAGTTCTACGGCCCTGGCCTCGATTCGCTTACGCTGGCCGACCGCGCCACGGTGGCCAACATGGCGCCGGAATATGGCGCCACCTGCGGCTTCTTCCCGATCGACAAGGAGACCATCGCCTATCTGAACTTCACCGGCCGCGACCCGCACCGGGTCAAGCTGGTGGAGGCCTATGCCAAGGCCCAGGGCATGTGGCGCGACGCTTCCACGCCCGATCCGGTGGTGACCGACGCGCTCGAACTCGACCTCGGCACGGTCGAGCCGTCGCTGGCCGGGCCGAAGCGCCCCCAGGACCGAGTGTTGTTGAGCCAGGCCGCGAGCTCGTTCCAAACCGCGGTCAAGGAAATGGGCGGCGGCGAGCGCAAGGTGCCGGTCAAAGGCAAGAACTACGAGCTCAAGGACGGCGACGTGGTGATCGCCGCCATCACGTCTTGCACCAACACCTCCAACCCGGCGGTGCTGTTGGCCGCCGGCTTGCTCGCGCGGAACGCCAATGCAAGGGGCTTGCAGGTCAAGCCCTGGGTCAAGACCTCGCTGGCGCCGGGCAGCCAGGTGGTCACCGACTATCTGGTCAAGGCCGGATTGCAGGACGAGCTCGATAAGCTCGGCTTCAATCTCGTCGGCTATGGCTGTACCACCTGCATCGGCAATTCCGGGCCCTTGGAGGCGCCGATCGCCGAGGCAGTCGAAGCCGGCGATCTGGTGGTGGCCGCCGTGCTCTCGGGAAACCGCAACTTCGAGGGCCGGGTCAATCCGCATGTGAAGGCCAACTACCTGGCCTCGCCGCCCTTGGTCGTGGCCTATGCGCTCGCCGGCAGCCTCAAGGTCGATCTGGTCAAGGATCCCTTGGGCCAGGACCGGGACGGCAAGCCGGTTTATCTCCGCGATGTCTGGCCCTCGAACAAGGACATCCAAGGCGAGATGACGCGGTCCTTGAGCCCGGAGATGTTCCGCAAGCGCTATGCCAACGTGTTCCAGGGTCCGGTCGAGTGGCAGAAGGTCAAGACTGCGGAGGGGCTCACCTACTCCTGGAACCCGGGCTCGACCTATGTGAAGAACCCGCCCTATTTCGAGAACATGCCGAAGCAGCCGGGCAAGCTCAGCGACGTCAAGGGTGCGCGCGTGCTGGCGCTGTTGGCCGACAGCATCACCACCGACCACATCTCGCCCGCCGGCGACATCAAACGCGATGGCCCGGCCGGGGATTATCTGGTGGAGCACCAGGTGCCCCCGCCTGAGTTCAACAGCTTCGGTGCCCGCCGCGGCAATCACGAGGTGATGATGCGCGGCACCTTCGCCAATATCCGCCTCAAGAACGAAGCCGCACCCGGCACGTCCGGCGGCATGACCCGGCATTTCCCCTCGGGCGAGCGCATGAGCATTTACGAAGCCGCCATGCGCTACAAGAAGGAGGGCCAGCCGCTGGTGGTGTTCGCCGGCAGGGAATACGGCACCGGCTCATCGCGCGACTGGGCGGCCAAGGGCACGCTGCTCTTGGGCGTGAAGGCGGTGATCGTCGAGAGCTTCGAGCGCATCCACCGCTCGAACCTGGTTGGCATGGGCGTGCTCCCGCTGCAGTTCAAGGACGGGGCGACGCGCAAGTCCCTCGGCTTGACCGGCGAGGAGACCGTCGACATCGAGGGCATCGCGGCGGGCATCAAGCCCGGCCAGAACATCGCCGTCACCATCCACCGGCCCAATGGCGAAGCGGTGAAGATCACCGTCACCTGCCGCATCGATACCGCCGATGAGATCGAGTACTACCGCCATGGCGGCATCCTGCACTATGTGCTGCGCGGCATGATGAAGGCGGCGTGAGCGAGCGGAGATGGGGCTCCCGGCGTCGGGCCGACAACCCGCCAGGCTGTCGGCGCCGGCCTGACAACGGCCGGGAGCGGGTTTTTCAGGCGCTTTAAGAAGTATTCACCCTCCCCCGCCGGGCCCGCGGGGGAGAATGGGCGCATGGCCCAAGGCGACCCGCAGGCCCTGAGTTCGGCGGTCGAAACCTGG comes from Pseudomonadota bacterium and encodes:
- a CDS encoding GntR family transcriptional regulator, giving the protein MTSSRPKAQDVSRSQFVYEALRRAIIEQALLPGDKLPEDVIGERFGVSRTIVRGVLGRLNAQGLVDLRPNRGATVAHPSLDEAFDIFEARRSLERDVVRRLAGRVTRDDLIALEAHVALEEAAREHGGVESIRLSGEFHIILAERAGNAVIARYVNELVSRCSLILALYGRPHSSDCAVNEHLQIVAALRDGDAEAAIEVMAGHLEAVTQRALLASPDKRRRDIRVILDEYAG
- a CDS encoding ABC transporter ATP-binding protein, giving the protein MMRGAKLELVKVTKRYGETLAVDAVDLRIPAATYCCLLGPSGCGKTSILRMIAGHEAVSGGDIILGSVNVTDMPPATRGTAMMFQSYALFPHLSTLDNVAFSLKMRGMRKAERQARALELLGLVAMEGYAARRPAQLSGGQQQRVALARALITAPQLLLLDEPLSALDPMLRVKMRTELKRLQKDLGISFVHVTHSQDEAMALADLVVVMNDGRIEQAGQPRAVFNAPASEFVARFIGGHNVIETAAGLVTVRADRLKLIHAGRSADGALAGTVRDIEYQGSFVHLTLETERVRDLTAILDETAYYADPLDPGDRVAITWDERDAHPLRASV
- a CDS encoding extracellular solute-binding protein, whose product is MTDRKRTSSSMRFGAGMSRRTVLRGVAAAAGLAAGSKAITGFPAVIAAEPVTLRYLGTAVNQSADIARKVKEDLGIVIEYVPVTTDDVTKRIITQPNSFDLVDSEYFSLKKLLPSGNLQGMSAKRIKHFDKITPVFTKGEIAGKKIGDQGTAPKKVFYLAGATSTKFSPTPTEWITLIPTVYNADTLGIRPDLIKRPITSWKELLNPEFKGKAAILDIPSIGIMDAAMVVEATGQYKYADKGNMTKKEIDLTMKILTDAKKAGQFRAFWKDFNESVNLMASGETVIQSMWSPAVTKVRSQGVACVFQPLQEGYRAWAAGFGVPKTLKGKKLDATYDFINWFMSGWAGAYLNRQGYYAAVLETAKANMEPYEWAYWMEGKPAQKDIKAPDGTVLEKAGTVRDGGSYEARMGGVACWNAVMDENDYMVRKWNEFIAA
- a CDS encoding ABC transporter permease, whose amino-acid sequence is MGSEAGVSPASSLVEERGVASSAARLPRAAAAYLLVAPFALVLLLFFVLPIALTLVVSFWSYNEYSITPSFTLENYAGVFEGCVSRLPELCTTFKTYLSTAKFCVSVWALTLLIGFIVSYFLAFHVRSPAVQIALFLVCTIPFWTSNVIRMISWIPLLGRNGVVNQTLTAMRATGEPIEWLLYSDFAVVLAFVHLFITFMIVPIFNSMMRIDRRLLEAARDAGASGWQTLCNVVVPLCKPGIAIGSIFVVTIVMGDFVTIGVMGGQQIASVGKVIQVETSYLQFPIAAANAVILLAVVLMVIWGLTRLVDIRKEL
- a CDS encoding ABC transporter permease — translated: MKEGRPASFYWLAIVFALFVLFLYGPTITILALSFQGPEGGLTLPMNGMSSFWFAKLWAGVGVIDIWSAFARSMKLGLAVMVLTVILCVPAGLAYRMRFRGSTALFYVTIASLIVPSIVVSLGIGFEFRLIDEAVKGLAEAWDIDWLAESYTTAMGLFTSALGAHLSWTLPFGLLIMFAVFNRFDRRYEEAARDLGATSWQTFRHVVLPMILPSVIGIGLFGFTLSWDEIARTSQAIGDRNTLPLELQGLTTTVTTPEIYALGTVTTAISLAVVMLALAAISLLRRRQARHGSDAGKGLV
- a CDS encoding LysR family transcriptional regulator, which encodes MELRHLRYFLAVAEHGHITRAAEALGMQQPPLSQQIQALERELEVQLFRRLPRGVELTEAGRTLLADARGIMAQVEHARAATRRTHRGEQGRIAVGFTSSAPFVPFVPRVIRLFRETHALVSLALEETGTGELVEALLAERIDAAFIRSPIADPSGLVVHPLLSEEMVVALPSAHRLASGPLGGDAAIALAALAAETFILYRRPVGPGLYDTIIAACHAAGFNPQIGQEAPRIVSTLNLVAVGLGVSVVPISLRGLQMDGVVYRRLKGSPRPEAPLNLACRRGETSPAVRGFIHLVQRAAKDPGAIGAP
- the acnA gene encoding aconitate hydratase AcnA, translated to MTAIGQDTLKTRRTLKVDGKSYDYFSLTAAAEAGLGDIARLPSSLKVLLENLLRYEDGRTVKVDDVKAIAAWLKDRKSDREIAYRPARVLMQDFTGVPAVVDLAAMRDAMTGMGGDPTRINPLSPVDLVIDHSVMVDSFGNAKSFQDNVKHEFERNHERYAFLRWGQTAFRNFRVVPPGTGICHQVNLEYLAQTVWTSEANGKTIAYPDTLVGTDSHTTMVNGLAVLGWGVGGIEAEAAMLGQPVSMLIPEVVGFKLTGRPKEGATATDLVLTVTQMLRKKGVVNKFVEFYGPGLDSLTLADRATVANMAPEYGATCGFFPIDKETIAYLNFTGRDPHRVKLVEAYAKAQGMWRDASTPDPVVTDALELDLGTVEPSLAGPKRPQDRVLLSQAASSFQTAVKEMGGGERKVPVKGKNYELKDGDVVIAAITSCTNTSNPAVLLAAGLLARNANARGLQVKPWVKTSLAPGSQVVTDYLVKAGLQDELDKLGFNLVGYGCTTCIGNSGPLEAPIAEAVEAGDLVVAAVLSGNRNFEGRVNPHVKANYLASPPLVVAYALAGSLKVDLVKDPLGQDRDGKPVYLRDVWPSNKDIQGEMTRSLSPEMFRKRYANVFQGPVEWQKVKTAEGLTYSWNPGSTYVKNPPYFENMPKQPGKLSDVKGARVLALLADSITTDHISPAGDIKRDGPAGDYLVEHQVPPPEFNSFGARRGNHEVMMRGTFANIRLKNEAAPGTSGGMTRHFPSGERMSIYEAAMRYKKEGQPLVVFAGREYGTGSSRDWAAKGTLLLGVKAVIVESFERIHRSNLVGMGVLPLQFKDGATRKSLGLTGEETVDIEGIAAGIKPGQNIAVTIHRPNGEAVKITVTCRIDTADEIEYYRHGGILHYVLRGMMKAA